Proteins from a genomic interval of Desulfofustis limnaeus:
- a CDS encoding universal stress protein, translated as MATFQKILACVDFSDYSPEVLDYSLTLAKMFKAKIVAFNVINKRDVDAVATASRYYPHMVSVNQFLEKAREERTAKMHTMLEEMDGAELIDVEIAIEAGVPFEVILQAVDKHRIDLVVLANKGRGDLARTLLGSNAEKVFRHCPVPVLNVRNPKRFGRKI; from the coding sequence ATGGCGACGTTTCAGAAGATACTGGCCTGTGTGGACTTTTCCGATTATTCGCCTGAGGTGCTTGATTATTCGCTGACCTTGGCGAAGATGTTCAAAGCCAAGATAGTGGCCTTCAACGTCATCAACAAGCGGGATGTCGATGCCGTGGCAACGGCCAGCCGCTATTATCCGCATATGGTGAGCGTCAACCAATTCCTCGAAAAAGCCAGGGAAGAGCGGACGGCAAAAATGCACACCATGCTCGAGGAAATGGATGGGGCCGAACTGATCGACGTGGAGATCGCCATCGAGGCCGGCGTACCGTTCGAGGTGATCCTGCAAGCGGTCGACAAGCACCGTATCGATCTGGTGGTGCTGGCCAATAAAGGCCGGGGCGATCTGGCCAGAACACTGCTCGGCAGTAATGCTGAAAAGGTGTTTCGTCACTGCCCCGTGCCGGTGCTGAATGTACGCAATCCCAAACGATTCGGAAGAAAAATCTGA
- a CDS encoding universal stress protein translates to MKVFNKLAVAVDLSPFSQNIIACAGKLSERSGAEVVVVSVIDKRMIDGVESAFEAEGRGFSYKRFLADETFRRTQSLRELFEQALPSHVPRKMIITSGVPATEVLKVVNQEQAELLIIGTKGVTNLRGFRRGTTAERLYRYCPVSVLSVSHQP, encoded by the coding sequence GTGAAGGTCTTCAATAAGCTCGCGGTAGCGGTCGATCTGTCCCCCTTTTCCCAGAACATCATCGCCTGTGCCGGTAAACTTTCAGAGCGCTCCGGGGCCGAAGTGGTCGTGGTGAGTGTGATCGATAAACGGATGATCGATGGTGTCGAATCGGCGTTTGAAGCGGAGGGTCGCGGTTTTTCCTATAAACGATTCCTCGCCGACGAGACGTTTCGTCGGACCCAGTCACTGCGCGAATTGTTCGAGCAAGCGTTGCCGTCCCATGTGCCACGAAAAATGATCATCACATCCGGTGTGCCGGCCACCGAGGTCCTCAAGGTCGTCAACCAGGAGCAGGCGGAACTGCTCATCATCGGCACCAAAGGAGTCACCAACCTGCGCGGCTTCCGGCGGGGAACGACGGCGGAGAGGCTGTATCGGTATTGTCCGGTGTCTGTTCTCAGCGTCTCCCATCAACCATGA
- a CDS encoding response regulator: MRDAADTRGFRIIVTDSNSRVRDLLKRELEREGYSVSSLRNGQEILERMVHPESVDLIILDPELFCPYSQRVFQSLLGTSLKIPIIIHSFRDQLPNIEPLEAFCFINKDANSIRHLKEVVRSCYGAKRSGKPS; this comes from the coding sequence ATGCGTGACGCAGCAGATACACGTGGCTTCAGGATCATCGTAACCGACAGCAACAGCCGGGTACGGGATTTGTTGAAGCGGGAATTGGAACGAGAGGGATACTCGGTATCAAGTCTGAGAAACGGGCAGGAGATACTCGAGCGCATGGTTCATCCGGAATCCGTCGATCTTATCATTCTCGACCCGGAATTGTTCTGCCCATACAGTCAACGAGTCTTTCAAAGCTTGCTCGGCACTTCGCTGAAGATCCCGATAATCATCCACTCCTTTCGGGACCAACTGCCGAACATCGAGCCGTTGGAGGCCTTTTGCTTCATCAACAAGGATGCGAACAGCATCAGACACCTTAAAGAGGTGGTCCGCTCCTGCTACGGAGCCAAACGATCAGGCAAACCGTCATGA
- a CDS encoding response regulator: MIPLKILVVDDEAVMRELLSTILDNYNHEVDTAESGGEAIRKLQDETFDLVITDLQMSPIDGFTVISHARQSSDELMIFLMTGCRDAQCAVDAYRSGADAFLTKPFSIDELISHIQFHTIRLLASGQLGIERLAKPASLSG; the protein is encoded by the coding sequence ATGATACCCCTGAAGATTCTGGTCGTTGACGACGAAGCCGTGATGAGAGAATTATTATCTACAATCCTAGATAATTACAACCACGAGGTAGATACTGCCGAGAGCGGCGGCGAGGCCATCAGGAAACTGCAGGACGAGACCTTCGATCTGGTCATCACCGACTTGCAGATGAGCCCGATTGACGGTTTTACCGTCATCAGCCACGCCCGGCAATCCAGTGACGAGCTGATGATCTTTCTGATGACCGGGTGCCGAGATGCTCAATGCGCCGTCGACGCATACCGGTCGGGCGCCGATGCCTTTCTCACAAAACCTTTTAGTATCGATGAGTTAATTAGCCATATCCAGTTCCACACGATCCGGCTTCTCGCCAGCGGACAGCTGGGAATAGAACGTCTGGCAAAACCGGCCTCACTGTCAGGATAA
- a CDS encoding sensor histidine kinase, translating to MMRKKAYYSAITRRLVIAFFCLSVVPIVGFALVAKDQVEQTNIVKLQELANSTIEHRAEVISLFLKDRLSLLRLLVSLYPEDFLIQQERLEQLFLALAPQGDIVDLQVIDSSGLQFAYVGPYRTMIEGKRYDEASWFKETLISGVHVSDVFSGYRNVPHFVVAVTNPLKTLVLRATINSSIFNSLLHSAQLGPRGDAFIVNQAGAFQTPSLLGDTELNREERLLISFDSRQGSLVTDKYVYTSHWIDNNRWLLVIKANIEDSFGYYIQVRNRIIMLVVAISVLAMLGATLASVAISRNLQRSDKEYGALSMQFAQVEKMATVGRLAAGIAHEINNPLQMITNQAGWIGELLPEEDPASIKNLEEYQKAVEQIKYHVRRAGTITHRLLGYSRKMSTQQERVSINELVEEAVSFVEREASYNHIAINRRFNHDLPAVMTDGPQLQQVFLNLLNNAIDAVGQKGEITITTRIGTKGMLVIEFADSGPGIKPEALKQIFDPFFTTKQTGKGTGLGLYISYDIVQKLGGSIQAANGPKGGAVFIVEIPRSGFSENES from the coding sequence ATGATGCGGAAAAAAGCCTATTACAGCGCCATTACCAGAAGACTCGTTATTGCCTTCTTCTGCCTCAGCGTTGTGCCCATCGTCGGTTTTGCCCTGGTCGCCAAAGACCAGGTGGAACAAACCAATATTGTCAAGCTCCAAGAACTGGCCAACAGCACCATCGAGCACCGGGCCGAGGTCATCTCGCTGTTTCTCAAGGATCGGCTTTCTCTGTTGCGGTTGTTGGTATCCCTCTACCCTGAAGACTTTCTCATTCAGCAGGAGCGCCTTGAGCAACTCTTCCTGGCGCTGGCTCCACAGGGAGACATTGTCGATCTGCAGGTCATCGATTCCTCGGGCCTTCAATTCGCCTATGTCGGGCCGTACCGAACCATGATCGAGGGTAAACGCTACGACGAGGCCTCTTGGTTCAAAGAGACGCTGATCAGTGGTGTCCACGTCAGCGATGTCTTTTCCGGCTACCGCAACGTCCCGCACTTCGTCGTCGCGGTTACCAACCCGCTGAAAACGCTCGTTCTCCGGGCGACCATCAACTCCAGTATCTTCAACTCACTGTTGCATTCCGCCCAGCTCGGGCCCCGGGGCGATGCCTTTATCGTCAATCAAGCCGGAGCGTTTCAGACACCGAGTCTGCTCGGAGATACCGAACTCAACCGTGAGGAGCGGCTGCTGATCTCGTTTGACAGCCGGCAGGGCTCGTTGGTGACCGACAAGTATGTCTATACGAGCCACTGGATCGATAACAACCGCTGGCTATTGGTGATCAAGGCCAATATCGAAGATTCGTTCGGCTACTACATCCAGGTGCGCAATCGGATCATCATGCTGGTTGTCGCCATTTCGGTGCTGGCAATGCTCGGAGCCACGCTGGCCAGTGTGGCGATTTCCCGTAATCTGCAGCGCTCTGACAAGGAATATGGGGCCTTGAGCATGCAGTTCGCCCAGGTGGAGAAAATGGCGACGGTGGGTCGGCTGGCGGCAGGTATCGCCCACGAGATCAACAACCCGCTGCAGATGATCACCAACCAGGCAGGGTGGATCGGTGAGTTGCTTCCGGAAGAGGATCCGGCCAGCATCAAGAACCTCGAGGAATATCAAAAGGCAGTCGAGCAGATCAAATATCATGTCCGGCGGGCCGGAACCATCACCCATCGGCTGCTCGGCTATTCCCGCAAGATGTCGACGCAACAGGAGCGGGTCTCGATCAACGAGCTGGTCGAGGAGGCCGTCTCTTTTGTCGAACGGGAAGCAAGCTACAACCACATCGCCATCAACCGCCGCTTCAACCACGATCTGCCTGCCGTTATGACCGACGGGCCGCAGTTGCAACAGGTCTTTCTCAACTTGCTCAATAACGCCATCGACGCCGTCGGCCAAAAGGGCGAGATCACCATAACCACGCGAATCGGCACGAAAGGGATGCTGGTAATCGAGTTTGCCGACAGTGGGCCGGGAATCAAACCGGAAGCGCTCAAACAGATCTTCGATCCCTTTTTCACCACCAAGCAGACCGGTAAGGGCACTGGACTTGGCCTCTATATCAGCTACGACATTGTGCAAAAACTGGGAGGATCGATACAGGCGGCAAACGGCCCGAAAGGAGGGGCGGTGTTCATCGTTGAGATCCCCCGCTCGGGTTTTTCTGAAAATGAGTCGTAA
- a CDS encoding response regulator translates to MTELKKFSVLVVDDEDEFRELTVKRLNKRGLDAIGAESGERALDILQQNSLIDVVLLDVKMPGIDGIETLRQIRQIRPLVETVLLTGHASVDSGIEGMKLGAFDYLMKPIELEPLLEKLADAYEKKRLHQEKIEQAQIKRFMAMPT, encoded by the coding sequence ATGACGGAGTTAAAGAAATTTAGCGTACTGGTCGTGGACGATGAGGACGAGTTCCGCGAGTTGACGGTGAAACGGCTCAACAAACGCGGACTTGACGCCATCGGTGCCGAAAGCGGGGAGAGGGCTCTCGATATCCTACAGCAGAACAGCCTGATCGACGTGGTCCTGCTGGACGTGAAAATGCCCGGGATCGACGGCATCGAAACGCTGCGCCAGATTCGCCAGATACGGCCGCTGGTGGAGACGGTCCTGTTGACCGGACATGCGTCGGTCGACTCGGGCATCGAAGGAATGAAGCTAGGGGCCTTCGATTACCTGATGAAGCCCATCGAACTCGAGCCGCTGCTGGAAAAACTGGCAGACGCCTATGAGAAAAAACGGCTGCATCAGGAGAAGATCGAACAGGCCCAGATCAAGCGCTTTATGGCCATGCCGACCTGA
- a CDS encoding sulfite exporter TauE/SafE family protein, with protein sequence MNYCREFYNLLIKGSQAYARWDLETSTTILRSRKRMGLLFLMLLPIIIGGIAIAAGDGSGLPSTIGGKSAYMPSHYTNLIFFASIFVGLCAGLITGCIGAGGGFIIAPALMSAGVKGILAVGTDLFHIFAKAIMGSVLHRKLGNISISLAVTFLIGSLTGATLGGMLNRYLYDLNPVLSDAFITSVYVLILGFLSFYALLDYFRARRGELKSNKKASRAEEIPPLGQKLQSITIPPMLTFDEGVTPGGRKISAVFLVLSGLLVGLAAAIMGVGGGFLTFPIFVYGLGVSSMTTVGTDIFQIVFTAGYSSLSQYAFYGFVFYTLAMGMLLGSLIGVQVGSLVTKVVPGIMIRGFFALAVTAGFINRFFALPGKLQSLDYISIPPNVGQILNLVGNTLFFAVIGAFAVWVSWVFFANIKELKSEHSHN encoded by the coding sequence ATGAATTATTGCAGAGAATTCTACAACTTATTGATCAAGGGATCACAGGCGTACGCCCGCTGGGATCTGGAAACATCAACCACGATTCTTCGGAGCCGTAAACGGATGGGGCTGCTGTTTCTCATGCTGTTGCCCATCATCATCGGCGGTATCGCCATCGCCGCCGGCGACGGTTCCGGTCTGCCGAGCACCATCGGCGGTAAATCGGCGTATATGCCGTCCCATTACACCAACCTCATCTTCTTCGCCTCGATTTTTGTCGGGCTCTGTGCCGGCCTGATCACCGGATGTATCGGCGCCGGCGGTGGCTTCATTATTGCCCCGGCCCTGATGAGTGCCGGTGTCAAGGGTATCCTGGCGGTCGGTACCGACCTTTTTCACATCTTCGCCAAGGCTATCATGGGCAGCGTTCTCCATCGCAAGCTGGGCAACATCTCGATCTCCCTGGCGGTGACCTTTCTCATCGGTTCCCTTACCGGTGCCACCCTCGGCGGCATGCTCAATCGCTACCTGTACGATCTCAACCCGGTCTTGAGTGACGCGTTTATCACCTCGGTTTATGTGCTCATCCTCGGCTTTCTCTCATTTTATGCGTTGCTCGACTACTTCCGAGCGAGAAGAGGCGAGTTGAAGAGCAACAAAAAAGCCAGCCGTGCTGAAGAGATTCCCCCGCTGGGACAGAAGCTGCAGTCCATTACCATCCCGCCGATGCTGACCTTCGACGAAGGCGTAACCCCCGGCGGCCGGAAGATCTCTGCCGTGTTCCTGGTCCTCAGCGGTCTGCTGGTCGGTCTTGCAGCTGCGATCATGGGAGTCGGCGGCGGCTTTTTGACCTTCCCCATCTTTGTCTATGGGCTCGGTGTCTCCTCGATGACCACCGTCGGTACCGATATCTTCCAGATCGTGTTTACCGCCGGCTACAGCTCCTTGAGTCAGTATGCCTTCTACGGGTTCGTCTTCTACACCCTGGCCATGGGCATGCTGCTCGGCTCCTTGATCGGCGTACAGGTCGGTTCCTTGGTGACCAAGGTGGTACCAGGCATTATGATTCGGGGGTTTTTTGCCTTGGCCGTCACCGCCGGTTTCATCAACCGTTTCTTCGCCCTACCGGGCAAGCTGCAGAGCTTGGATTACATCAGCATCCCCCCGAATGTCGGGCAAATTTTAAACCTGGTAGGCAACACCTTGTTCTTCGCGGTTATCGGGGCCTTCGCCGTCTGGGTGTCCTGGGTCTTTTTCGCCAATATCAAAGAGCTGAAGTCGGAACATAGCCATAATTGA